One genomic window of Mus musculus strain C57BL/6J chromosome 4, GRCm38.p6 C57BL/6J includes the following:
- the Mul1 gene encoding mitochondrial ubiquitin ligase activator of NFKB 1 yields the protein MESGSRPSLGQVILLGTSSMVTAVLYSIYRQKAQVAQELKGAKKIHLGEDLKGILSEAPGKCVPYAVIEGAVRSVKETLNSQFVENCKGVIQRLSLQEHKMVWNRTTHLWNDYSKIIHQRTNTVPFDLVPHEDGVAVSVRVLKPLDSVDLGLETVYEKFHPSVQSFTDAIGHYISGERPKGIQETEEMLKVGATLTGIGELVLDNNAVRLQPPKQGMQYYLSSQDFDSLLHRQESSVRLWKILVLVFGFATCATLFFILRKQYLHRQERLRQQQLQEEFLEHEAQLLSQASPEDRESLKSACVVCLSNFKSCVFLECGHVCSCRQCYLALPEPKRCPICRREITRVIPLYNS from the exons GAAGGCCCAGGTCGCGCAGGAACTCAAG GGAGCTAAGAAGATTCATCTGGGTGAAGATTTAAAGGGCATTCTTTCAGAAGCACCGGGGAAGTGTGTGCCTTATGCTGTCATCGAAg GAGCTGTGCGGTCTGTTAAAGAAACACTCAACAGCCAGTTCGTGGAAAACTGCAAGGGGGTGATCCAGCGGCTGTCGCTTCAGGAGCATAAGATGGTGTGGAACCGAACTACCCACCTTTG GAATGACTATTCCAAGATCATTCACCAGAGGACTAACACTGTGCCCTTTGACCTCGTGCCCCACGAGGACGGCGTGGCTGTGTCCGTGCGAGTGCTGAAGCCCCTGGATTCAGTGGATCTGGGCCTAGAGACCGTGTACGAGAAGTTCCACCCCTCTGTGCAGTCCTTCACCGATGCCATCGGCCACTACATCAGTGGCGAGAGGCCCAAAGGCatccaggagacagaggagatgcTGAAGGTGGGAGCCACCCTCACGGGGATCGGTGAACTGGTCCTGGACAACAACGCTGTCCGCCTGCAGCCCCCCAAGCAGGGCATGCAGTACTACCTGAGCAGCCAGGACTTTGACAGCCTGCTGCACAGGCAGGAGTCTAGTGTCCGGCTCTGGAAGATTCTGGTCCTGGTGTTCGGCTTTGCTACCTGTGCCACCCTCTTCTTCATCCTGAGGAAGCAGTACCTTCATCGGCAGGAGCGCCTGCGCCAGCAGCAGCTCCAGGAAGAGTTCCTTGAACACGAGGCCCAGCTGCTGAGTCAAGCCTCGCCTGAGGACAGGGAGAGTCTGAAGAGCGCCTGTGTTGTGTGTCTGAGCAACTTCAAGTCCTGTGTCTTCCTCGAGTGCGGGCATGTGTGTTCCTGCCGCCAGTGTTACCTTGCCTTGCCAGAGCCCAAGAGGTGCCCGATCTGTCGGCGGGAGATCACCAGGGTGATACCCTTGTATAACAGCTAG
- the Mul1 gene encoding mitochondrial ubiquitin ligase activator of NFKB 1 isoform X1: MVVVLCWLEFHSPSAKDLFWQLYGRWTLEPKSYHQGAKKIHLGEDLKGILSEAPGKCVPYAVIEGAVRSVKETLNSQFVENCKGVIQRLSLQEHKMVWNRTTHLWNDYSKIIHQRTNTVPFDLVPHEDGVAVSVRVLKPLDSVDLGLETVYEKFHPSVQSFTDAIGHYISGERPKGIQETEEMLKVGATLTGIGELVLDNNAVRLQPPKQGMQYYLSSQDFDSLLHRQESSVRLWKILVLVFGFATCATLFFILRKQYLHRQERLRQQQLQEEFLEHEAQLLSQASPEDRESLKSACVVCLSNFKSCVFLECGHVCSCRQCYLALPEPKRCPICRREITRVIPLYNS; this comes from the exons ATGGTGGTGGTGTTATGCTGGCTGGAATTTCACAGTCCATCAGCCAAAGACTTGTTCTGGCAGTTGTATGGAAGATGGACTTTGGAGCCCAAGTCTTATCACCAG GGAGCTAAGAAGATTCATCTGGGTGAAGATTTAAAGGGCATTCTTTCAGAAGCACCGGGGAAGTGTGTGCCTTATGCTGTCATCGAAg GAGCTGTGCGGTCTGTTAAAGAAACACTCAACAGCCAGTTCGTGGAAAACTGCAAGGGGGTGATCCAGCGGCTGTCGCTTCAGGAGCATAAGATGGTGTGGAACCGAACTACCCACCTTTG GAATGACTATTCCAAGATCATTCACCAGAGGACTAACACTGTGCCCTTTGACCTCGTGCCCCACGAGGACGGCGTGGCTGTGTCCGTGCGAGTGCTGAAGCCCCTGGATTCAGTGGATCTGGGCCTAGAGACCGTGTACGAGAAGTTCCACCCCTCTGTGCAGTCCTTCACCGATGCCATCGGCCACTACATCAGTGGCGAGAGGCCCAAAGGCatccaggagacagaggagatgcTGAAGGTGGGAGCCACCCTCACGGGGATCGGTGAACTGGTCCTGGACAACAACGCTGTCCGCCTGCAGCCCCCCAAGCAGGGCATGCAGTACTACCTGAGCAGCCAGGACTTTGACAGCCTGCTGCACAGGCAGGAGTCTAGTGTCCGGCTCTGGAAGATTCTGGTCCTGGTGTTCGGCTTTGCTACCTGTGCCACCCTCTTCTTCATCCTGAGGAAGCAGTACCTTCATCGGCAGGAGCGCCTGCGCCAGCAGCAGCTCCAGGAAGAGTTCCTTGAACACGAGGCCCAGCTGCTGAGTCAAGCCTCGCCTGAGGACAGGGAGAGTCTGAAGAGCGCCTGTGTTGTGTGTCTGAGCAACTTCAAGTCCTGTGTCTTCCTCGAGTGCGGGCATGTGTGTTCCTGCCGCCAGTGTTACCTTGCCTTGCCAGAGCCCAAGAGGTGCCCGATCTGTCGGCGGGAGATCACCAGGGTGATACCCTTGTATAACAGCTAG